The genomic region CGACGGCGATGGTCCACCACCGCCGTCGCGGCCGCACGCCCGTCGCCTGCACTGCCGGTGCGCCACATGCCGTGTCGGGGCGCGGCGCACCGTCGCCGACGGCGAACGCGAGGTGGAACCCGAGCGTGTCCAGCGGCCGCGGGTCGCGCGTCTCAAGCCAGCGGAACTGGAGCTGCGAGATGCGCTCGCCCGCGCCGAAGGCCGAGTACGTGACGTCGATCCCCGGCGACGGCTCCACGCGCAGCTCGCTCTCGCCGGGCGACGGCGGCCGCCAGTGGTCCCACAGGACGAGTTCGTGCGTGCGGCCCGGCGGCAGGCACAGCCAGGCGACGAGATCGACCGAGAAGGCCCCGGCGGCCGCCGACGGCGTGCCGATGCCGACGTTCACGTCCGCAAACTCGACCGCGGTGCGCTGCCCGTCGACCCGCGCGTCGAGGTGTCGGGCGACCGTCGCGGCGAGTTCGCGGCCGAACGCGGCCTGTTCGTCGGCGTCGATCGTACCATTGCGGTCGAGATCGATGCGGCGGCGGGTCTGTTGGCCGGGCGCGTCGCCGAGGTAGACCGTGTACAGCAGTCGCACGCGGTCGCCCAGCAGCGTCAGCTTGACGTAGCGGTTGTTGGCTTGCGGGGAGGGGCCGATGTGCGCGAGCGCACGCGGCTGCCCCGCGGCGAACACCGTGACGAGGGCGGCGGCGGCGCGGCGGACGGTGGCGGGCACGCGTGCGAGCGTACACCGGCCGGGGGCGCTCGCGGCGGTCCACCGGCGACCCCGTCCTTGACCGGCGTCGAATCCGGCGCGTATCCTGCGACCGCTTACGCTGTCTTTGCCCGCTCGGGAGGTTGCTATGGGGTGCCTGCGCCGTTGGCTCGTCGGAGCCGCTGCCATCAGTCTGATCGCCTGTGGAGGCGACGGAAAACCGGAGCCGCTGTTTCCTGAAAAGGAGCCGTGCAGTACGACGCCGATCGTGCCGCTCGAGGGCACCCACCCGATGGTGATCTCGTTTCTGGAGATCGGCTCGTCGGACGACGGCTTCGACCTCGACGGCGACGGTGAGCCGGACAACAAGCTGAGCGCGGTCGGTTCCCTCGCGCGCGGCGCGATCCAGGATTCGTTCGACAGCTTCAGCATCATCATCCCGATGGAGTTTTTTGACTTCCCGGCCGCGACGGCGGACGAGTGTGTGAAGTTCGCGATGTATCTGGGCCAGTATTCGTTCGACAACGACGGCGACGGAGACATGACCGCGGACGACAAGGGCGACTGCGACGACACGAACCCGGACGCGCACAAAGGCGCCGCCGAGGTGCCCGGCAACTACATCGACGACGACTGCGACGGGTTGGCCGACGAGGTCGACGAGGTCGTCACGACCGATGCCGGCGAGATGACCGTGACCCGACCGTCGGACAATACCGACGACATGGACGGCGACGGCGTCACGATCGCCGACGGCGATTGCAACGACATGAACGCGGACGTGACCGGTCGCGAAGAGATCTGCGGAGACGGGCTCGACAACGACTGCGACGGCAACGCCGACTACGCGGTGGGCGATGACGGCAAGCCGGTATGCACGCCGTACGACGACGCCGATCCGCCGGATGCGATTTACCTCGACCCGCTGTCGTTCGAGGAGGGCACGATGACGCCGGTGATCCGCTTCGAGGCCGCCGAGGTCACGGCGTCCAATCAGCTGTTCGCCGGACCGTCGCTGTTCTCGGTCGGGATTCCGGTGACCGACGATCTGAACCTCGATCTGCGCATCACCGGCGCGACGATCGAGGCGGACATCGTCATGCTCCGCGCCGGCATCGGATTGACCAACGGCCGGCTCGGCGGCGTGATCGACGCGAATACGGCCGACAAAGTGACCGGTCTCGAAGTGGAACAGATCGGACTGAAGCCGGACGACACGTTGCTGGACGCCACGTTTGCGAACCTGCTCGGCACGCTGCTCGGCCTGCCCAAGGTCGAAGTCGAGGTCGACGGCGTCGTGATGAGCTGCCAAACGCCGGACGTGGACGTCGACCGGGACGGCCTGGAGGCCTTCTGCGACTCCGACCCGCTCGACGAGGTGAGCAAGGTCGACATCTGCGTCGACGGCGACGGCACGGTGGTGCGCGACGAAATCGGCCCGTCGGGCGAGGTCATCAAGAACTGCACCGAGGCGGTCGACGGCGACGGCAACCTTCGGTTCGTCGACGGCATCTCGGTGGAGCTGAACTTCGAGACCGTGCCCGCCACGTTGCCCGGCATCCTCGCCGAGTAGGCGGACGGCTGGACCGTGGCGATCGAGGTGCGCGCCCACATCGCGGGCACGGTATGGCGCATCGAGAAGCGCTCGGGCGACGCGGTGCGCGCCGGCGACGCGGTGATCATCCTCGAGTCGATGAAGATGGAGGTTCCGGTCGAGGCGCCGGCAAACGGCAAGATCGCGGCGATTTCGGTCACCGAAGGGCAAACGGTCGACGCGGGATCGGTCGTCGCGACCATCGTATGACGCAGTTGACCCCGCGGTCGGATGCCGGCTCGTGCGCGGGGGCGCCCGCGCTCGACTGCGGCCGGGCTCCGTCGCGTCGCGCCCACCCCGGCGGCCAGCGTAAGGCTGCGTGCCGCGTGTCGGCGATCCGGGGTAAGATCGGCGCGTGAGACTCGCGTTGGCTTCGTTGGTGATGTGGGCCGTCGCGTGCAGCGGCGACTCGCTCAAGGCCGAGGGGGAGGAGTGCGTGGCCTCGTCGGAGTGCGCCGCGGGGTTGACGTGTGACTTCGGGGCGAGCCCGCCGGTGTGCCGGCCGAATCAGACGCTGCCGGACGCGGCGGCGCCCGCGCCGGACGCGCCGCCGGGCACCCCGGACGCCGCGCCCGCGCCGGACGCGCCGCCGGGCGCCCCGGACGCCGCGCCCGCGCCGGACGCGCCAGGCGCCCCGGACGCCGCCGCGCCGGATGCGCCGGGCGCCCCGGACGCCGCGGCGCCGGACGCTCCGGCCGCAGCGGACGCCGCCGCCCCCGACGCGTGACGGAGGTCGTTGCGCCGGCCGCGGCTATGGGCGCCGT from Deltaproteobacteria bacterium harbors:
- a CDS encoding acetyl-CoA carboxylase biotin carboxyl carrier protein subunit, with the translated sequence MEVRAHIAGTVWRIEKRSGDAVRAGDAVIILESMKMEVPVEAPANGKIAAISVTEGQTVDAGSVVATIV